From Patescibacteria group bacterium:
CGAGAAATGATATCGGGAGAGGTAACAATCTCGCCAGTCTTGTGATCAACGGTAACAATAATGACAAAAATTCCATCCTGGGCCATTGCCTTTCTGTCGCGAAGAACGATGTTGCCTACATCGCCAACGCCGAGGCCGTCAACCATCACATAAGATGCAGGAACGCGCTTGTTGGTAACCGAGCCCATATCTTTTGAGAATTCAATTACCTGGCCGTTATCGGCAACGAGGCAATGCTCTTCGTCGACGATTCCCATATCTTGGGCAATCTGCGCGAGTAGCATCAATCTGTGGCGTTCGCCGTGGGTCGGGATCAAATATTTCGGGCGGACAAGCGCGATCATCAATTTCAGGTCTTCCTGCTTGGCATGGCCAGAAGTGTGAACATCCATAAGTTTTTGATAGATTACGCGCGAGCCGGCGCGATACAGATTGTCCATAAGCTCGGAAACAGATCGCTCATTACCTGGAATTGGCGAGGCCGAAAGAACAGTCGTGTCGCCTCTTTTTATCTTGATTTGGCGATGTTCACCAAGGGCAATTCGGGTCAGGGCAGCGCGGTCTTCTCCTTGCGAACCGGTACAAACAATTATTACCTTATTATCCGGATAATTTTTTAACGCATGAACATCGATGACGGTATCCTTCGGCACGACAAGAGCGCCAAGCGAGGTAGCAATCTCGTATGATTGGAGCATCGATCGGCCAACAAAAGTAACTTTGCGGTCGAATTTCTTGGCGACATTCAAAATTTGCTGAATACGCGAGATCAAAAGTGAGAATGTTGCGATGATTAGGCGCCCTTTGACCTGATCCATGATTTTGAAAATCGTATCTTCGATTTCTCGCTCAGATATTGAAACCCCTGGTTTTTCGACATTGGTACATTCGCAAATTAGCGCCGCTGGTTTCTCTCCGCCGAGCATAGCAATCTGTGAAAAATCGACCGGCTTGCCATCAGCTGGGGTATGGTCAAATTTCCAGTCGCCAGTATGAATAACCAGACCTTCTGGCGTGTCGATCGCAAAACCCATCGCCTGTGGAATTGAGTGAGTAAGCCGAAAAGTCCTTACCTTAAATACCCCAAGCTGAAGTACATCTTTGCCAGCTTCGATCGTATTTAATTTAGCTCCCTCGGCCAGGCCAAATTCTTCCATCTTGCCACGAATAAGGCCGATAGCAAGGGGCGATGAATAGATCTGGGGCGAGCCAAGCTTTTCATAGATGTAAGGTATGGCCCCAATGTGATCCAAGTGGCCATGAGTGATGAGAAGGGCACGAATTTTATGCTTGTTTTGCTCAAGATACGAGACATCGGGAATGACGAAGTCAATGCCTGGCATATCCTGGTCCGGAAACATAAGCCCGGCATCGATAATGATAATGTCGTTCTTATACTCTAGAACCATCAT
This genomic window contains:
- a CDS encoding ribonuclease J, which produces MEKMQRVNTGGRTTRNIRANKPVPKHSVSSPVRTVAGDQAFVSRSSGQKTPHKRNSRPVQKPEGGRSFDYAKISGKVDEPRFTAQSTEGKNTKFFIEPKLRIIPIGGNEETGGKNMMVLEYKNDIIIIDAGLMFPDQDMPGIDFVIPDVSYLEQNKHKIRALLITHGHLDHIGAIPYIYEKLGSPQIYSSPLAIGLIRGKMEEFGLAEGAKLNTIEAGKDVLQLGVFKVRTFRLTHSIPQAMGFAIDTPEGLVIHTGDWKFDHTPADGKPVDFSQIAMLGGEKPAALICECTNVEKPGVSISEREIEDTIFKIMDQVKGRLIIATFSLLISRIQQILNVAKKFDRKVTFVGRSMLQSYEIATSLGALVVPKDTVIDVHALKNYPDNKVIIVCTGSQGEDRAALTRIALGEHRQIKIKRGDTTVLSASPIPGNERSVSELMDNLYRAGSRVIYQKLMDVHTSGHAKQEDLKLMIALVRPKYLIPTHGERHRLMLLAQIAQDMGIVDEEHCLVADNGQVIEFSKDMGSVTNKRVPASYVMVDGLGVGDVGNIVLRDRKAMAQDGIFVIIVTVDHKTGEIVTSPDIISRGFIYMRENEQLVHKSRAEIKRLFAKHTEAKTQPDWNLIKQKIRDDMGEFLYTETERRPMVIPVVIEV